Proteins co-encoded in one Streptomyces roseochromogenus subsp. oscitans DS 12.976 genomic window:
- a CDS encoding helix-turn-helix domain-containing protein: MSDDAVSVPGFHNPEIFEVLPNACLSPTARDVFDVLTARQEPGGLVKIRQQDIAERLGLTQSVVSRAIGQLRDKGILSERQRKGTVLIHPLLAGYESLSHMVNHLKDPDTFVWPLNFPTGDIRPPRARDARTGTDFDPDPDGGEDAPAPEARPTLRLAG, from the coding sequence ATGAGCGACGACGCCGTCTCCGTCCCTGGTTTCCACAACCCGGAGATCTTCGAGGTCCTGCCGAACGCGTGCCTGTCGCCGACGGCGCGCGACGTGTTCGATGTCCTCACGGCCCGCCAGGAGCCCGGGGGCCTGGTCAAAATCCGGCAGCAGGACATCGCCGAACGCCTCGGGCTGACCCAGTCCGTCGTCTCCCGCGCGATCGGCCAGCTGCGGGATAAGGGCATCCTGAGCGAGCGGCAGCGCAAGGGCACGGTGCTCATCCACCCGCTCCTGGCCGGCTACGAGTCGCTGTCCCACATGGTCAACCACCTCAAGGACCCCGACACGTTCGTGTGGCCGCTGAACTTCCCCACCGGCGACATCCGGCCCCCGCGGGCCCGAGACGCCCGCACCGGCACAGACTTCGACCCCGACCCTGACGGCGGCGAGGACGCCCCGGCCCCTGAGGCCCGGCCCACCCTCCGGCTAGCCGGCTGA